A region of Leifsonia xyli DNA encodes the following proteins:
- a CDS encoding transcriptional antiterminator — protein sequence MALSAKQTRMLDILARRAAWVTAGELARDIGVTTRSIRSYAAALGELVESGPSGYRVKTDAYAAFLAGDGTSEAGTAGSPQERLVFLVRRLLDEPEGVDVYETAESLFVSDSTIESDLTRMRGLLAGTELSLERHGGTVQLLGPEIARRKLLSRLFRDEMRQSVVDVARIQEAFGSQGLAEFKSDLVAMLDARGFFVNEYGINDVLLHMAVALDRVAKDRVLPTVEEPEASETIRSLARDLGELIARHFGTALDPTELRYLAILMRTRVIAPGAGRDTVAEFVSPADLEVVRGIIDRASTEYLVDLHDEDFIVRLTLHVQNLIARAHENSYSRNPLTRSIKSSYPMIYELAVYIASRLQAAEGIAVNDDEIAYIAMHVGAYLEQQSRRRDAVTCAVVCPNYYDMHILLRERLESTLGDELDITSVITSTDADWDAIDADLVLTTIDPLVRRENTVIVQPFLTETDVEHVRQAASRIRRQRHRARIKSELLEYFDESLFLRNFYARDPITMIRALGDRMIAAGAIDQEYVDQTVEREQMSSTAFTDSLAVPHSMTMSAKRTAIAIVVNDTAIDWGDARVNVIAFIAFSAEGRASFQTVFDQFVEVFSDRDAVLALIRRADTFTAFIDELVRMIDA from the coding sequence GTGGCGCTCTCGGCGAAGCAGACGAGGATGCTCGACATCCTCGCGCGCCGTGCTGCCTGGGTGACGGCGGGCGAGCTCGCGCGCGACATCGGCGTGACGACCCGCAGCATCCGGTCGTACGCCGCCGCGCTCGGCGAGCTGGTCGAGTCGGGGCCGAGCGGTTACCGGGTCAAGACCGACGCGTACGCCGCCTTCCTGGCCGGCGACGGCACCTCGGAGGCGGGCACCGCCGGGTCGCCGCAGGAACGGCTGGTCTTCCTGGTCCGACGCCTGCTCGACGAACCCGAGGGCGTGGATGTGTACGAGACCGCCGAGAGCCTGTTCGTCTCCGACTCCACCATCGAGTCCGACCTGACCCGGATGCGCGGCCTGCTGGCCGGCACCGAACTGTCCCTGGAGCGGCACGGCGGCACGGTGCAGCTGCTCGGGCCGGAGATCGCGCGGAGGAAGCTCCTCTCGCGGCTCTTCCGCGACGAGATGCGGCAGAGCGTGGTGGACGTGGCGCGCATCCAGGAGGCCTTCGGCTCGCAGGGGCTGGCCGAGTTCAAGTCCGACCTGGTGGCGATGCTGGACGCGCGGGGCTTCTTCGTCAACGAGTACGGCATCAACGACGTGCTGCTCCACATGGCGGTCGCCCTCGACCGGGTCGCGAAGGACCGCGTGCTGCCGACGGTCGAAGAGCCGGAGGCGAGTGAGACCATCCGCTCGCTCGCGCGCGACCTCGGCGAGCTGATCGCGCGGCATTTCGGCACCGCCCTCGACCCGACCGAGCTGCGCTACCTCGCCATCCTGATGCGGACGCGCGTGATCGCGCCCGGCGCCGGACGCGACACGGTCGCGGAGTTCGTCAGCCCCGCCGACCTGGAGGTGGTCCGCGGCATCATCGACCGCGCCTCCACCGAGTACCTGGTCGATCTGCACGACGAGGACTTCATCGTGCGGCTGACCCTGCACGTCCAGAACCTGATCGCCCGGGCGCACGAGAACTCGTACTCGCGCAACCCGCTCACCCGCTCCATCAAGAGCTCGTACCCGATGATCTACGAGCTGGCCGTGTACATCGCGAGCCGGCTGCAGGCGGCCGAGGGGATCGCCGTCAACGACGACGAGATCGCCTACATCGCGATGCACGTCGGCGCCTACCTGGAGCAGCAGTCGCGGCGGCGGGATGCGGTCACCTGCGCGGTCGTGTGTCCCAACTACTACGACATGCACATCCTGCTGCGCGAGCGGCTCGAGAGCACGCTCGGCGACGAACTCGACATCACCAGCGTCATCACCTCCACCGACGCCGACTGGGACGCGATCGACGCCGATCTGGTACTCACGACGATCGACCCGCTGGTCCGGCGCGAGAACACGGTCATCGTGCAGCCGTTCCTGACCGAGACGGATGTGGAGCACGTGCGGCAGGCCGCCTCCCGCATCCGCCGCCAGCGTCATCGGGCGCGCATCAAGAGCGAGCTGCTGGAGTACTTCGACGAGAGCCTGTTCCTGCGCAACTTCTACGCGCGCGACCCGATCACGATGATCCGCGCCCTCGGCGACCGGATGATCGCGGCCGGCGCGATCGACCAGGAGTACGTGGATCAGACGGTCGAGCGCGAACAGATGTCGTCGACCGCGTTCACCGACTCGCTGGCGGTTCCGCACTCGATGACGATGAGCGCGAAGCGCACGGCGATCGCGATCGTCGTCAACGACACCGCGATCGACTGGGGTGATGCGCGGGTGAACGTCATCGCGTTCATCGCCTTCTCGGCGGAGGGACGCGCATCCTTCCAGACCGTCTTCGACCAGTTCGTCGAGGTCTTCTCCGACCGCGACGCCGTGCTCGCCCTCATCCGCCGCGCCGACACCTTCACGGCCTTCATCGACGAGCTCGTCCGCATGATCGACGCCTGA
- a CDS encoding haloacid dehalogenase: MTNPTPTVTRTWTCILFDLDGTLTDSAPGITSSLARMFATLGRPVPTPAQLLEYVGPPLLDSLEKFGGMTEPEAREALAVYRADYAEHGALDSAVFPGIRGLLERVHASGIPIALATSKPEIQATRILEHFGLAKYFDVITGATEDESRSAKADVVAEALRRLGERGVDLDHTVMVGDRAYDVEGAGAHGLPTILVEWGYGSPAEAAGAIAVVHSADQLSQLLLG, encoded by the coding sequence ATGACCAACCCGACCCCCACCGTCACCCGCACCTGGACCTGCATCCTGTTCGACCTCGACGGCACCCTCACCGACTCCGCCCCCGGCATCACCTCCTCGCTCGCCCGCATGTTCGCGACGCTGGGCCGACCCGTGCCGACCCCCGCCCAGCTGCTCGAGTACGTCGGGCCGCCGCTGCTCGACTCGCTCGAGAAGTTCGGCGGCATGACCGAGCCCGAGGCCCGAGAGGCGCTCGCGGTCTACCGCGCGGACTACGCCGAGCACGGCGCGCTCGACTCGGCCGTCTTCCCCGGCATCCGCGGCCTGCTGGAGCGTGTCCACGCGTCCGGCATCCCGATCGCGCTGGCGACGAGCAAGCCCGAGATCCAGGCCACGCGCATCCTCGAGCACTTCGGCCTCGCGAAGTACTTCGACGTCATCACGGGCGCGACCGAGGACGAGAGCCGCAGCGCGAAGGCGGACGTGGTGGCCGAGGCCCTGCGACGCCTCGGCGAGCGCGGCGTCGACCTCGACCACACCGTGATGGTCGGGGACCGGGCGTACGACGTCGAGGGCGCGGGCGCGCACGGGCTGCCGACCATCCTCGTCGAATGGGGCTACGGCTCCCCGGCCGAGGCTGCGGGCGCGATCGCGGTCGTGCATTCGGCCGACCAGCTGAGCCAGCTGCTCCTGGGCTGA
- a CDS encoding endonuclease: protein MRLVIATCSVDYAGRLSAHLPLATRLLMLKADGSLLVHSDGGSYKPLNWMSPPCTLTVDEPDELQQAAGIREVWRVTQAKTADMLVVSIHEILSDTSHDLGVDPGLQKDGVEAHLQKLLAEQIHLLGDGHVLVRREYMTAIGPVDILARDGQGAAVAVELKRRGDIDGVEQLTRYLELMNRDPHLAPVTGVFAAQEIKPQARTLAEDRGIRCLVLDYDAMRGLDDSDSRLF, encoded by the coding sequence GTGCGTCTCGTCATTGCCACCTGCTCCGTCGACTATGCCGGCCGGCTCAGCGCGCACCTCCCCCTGGCCACCCGCCTGCTGATGCTGAAGGCGGACGGCAGCCTCCTCGTCCACTCCGATGGCGGCTCGTACAAGCCCCTCAACTGGATGAGCCCGCCCTGCACGCTGACGGTCGACGAGCCGGACGAGCTGCAGCAGGCGGCGGGCATCCGCGAGGTGTGGCGCGTCACCCAGGCGAAGACCGCCGACATGCTCGTGGTCTCGATCCACGAGATCCTGAGCGACACCTCGCACGACCTCGGCGTCGACCCCGGGCTGCAGAAGGACGGCGTGGAGGCGCACCTGCAGAAGCTGCTGGCCGAGCAGATCCACCTGCTGGGCGACGGCCATGTGCTGGTCCGGCGCGAGTACATGACCGCAATCGGGCCGGTGGACATCCTCGCCCGCGATGGTCAGGGAGCCGCGGTAGCGGTCGAGCTGAAGCGCCGGGGCGACATCGACGGCGTCGAGCAGTTGACCCGCTACCTCGAGCTGATGAACCGCGACCCGCATCTCGCGCCCGTGACCGGCGTGTTCGCCGCTCAGGAGATCAAGCCGCAGGCCCGCACGCTCGCCGAGGACCGCGGCATCCGCTGCCTGGTGCTCGACTACGACGCGATGCGCGGCCTCGACGACAGCGACAGCAGGCTGTTCTGA
- a CDS encoding MFS transporter permease, which produces MSQPTSTPTRTRRELRAWRNAVFVIFILSGLSLATWVARIPGIRDDLGLGKDPAAIGLLILGLSIGSIVGLTASSPILLRFGPHRGMVAGLSIVAVGMLSIGFGSTVFHLVPLVAIGLVLLGFGNGMVDVMMNVEATAVEREIGKTLLPLMHACFSLGTVIGAGLGALAAWLAVPVVWHLGGMAVVIVVIAVVAVRFIPREAELGDQGAVPTERIPFGERLRSSLAVWADWRLILIGIVMLGMAFGEGSANDWISLAVVDGHGQSNSVGAVVFGFFVAAMTVGRVVGGPVVDRIGRVAAIRITAAMGAVGLVLFIVGGPMWLVVIGTVLWGFGVSLGFPLGMSAAADGTANPAARVSAVATIGYCAFLAGPPLIGFLGQHFGLLNALFLVLALLVAAFLAAPAVRPVAAPAPAREPASDPA; this is translated from the coding sequence ATGTCACAGCCGACCTCCACCCCGACGCGCACCCGCCGAGAGCTGCGAGCCTGGCGTAACGCGGTGTTCGTGATCTTCATCCTGAGCGGGCTCTCGCTCGCAACCTGGGTGGCGCGCATCCCCGGCATCCGTGATGACCTGGGCCTCGGCAAGGACCCTGCTGCCATCGGCCTGCTGATCCTCGGGCTGTCGATCGGATCCATCGTCGGCCTCACGGCGTCGTCTCCGATCCTCCTCCGCTTCGGACCGCACCGCGGGATGGTCGCGGGGCTCTCCATCGTCGCCGTCGGGATGCTGAGCATCGGCTTCGGCTCGACCGTCTTCCACCTGGTCCCGCTCGTCGCGATCGGGCTGGTGCTGCTGGGATTCGGCAACGGGATGGTCGACGTGATGATGAACGTCGAGGCGACGGCGGTCGAACGCGAGATCGGCAAGACGCTGCTGCCGCTGATGCACGCCTGTTTCAGCCTCGGAACCGTGATCGGCGCGGGCCTCGGCGCACTCGCCGCCTGGCTGGCGGTACCGGTGGTCTGGCATCTGGGCGGGATGGCGGTCGTGATCGTCGTGATCGCCGTCGTGGCCGTCCGCTTCATCCCGCGCGAGGCGGAGCTGGGCGACCAGGGGGCGGTTCCGACCGAGCGGATCCCGTTCGGCGAGCGCCTGCGCTCGTCGCTCGCGGTCTGGGCCGACTGGCGACTGATCCTGATCGGGATCGTGATGCTCGGCATGGCCTTCGGGGAGGGATCCGCGAACGACTGGATCTCACTCGCCGTGGTCGACGGTCACGGCCAGAGCAACTCCGTCGGTGCGGTCGTCTTCGGCTTCTTCGTCGCGGCGATGACCGTCGGCCGCGTGGTGGGCGGCCCGGTCGTGGACCGCATCGGGCGCGTGGCCGCCATTCGGATCACCGCGGCGATGGGCGCTGTCGGACTGGTGCTGTTCATCGTCGGCGGCCCGATGTGGCTGGTCGTGATCGGTACCGTGCTGTGGGGCTTCGGCGTCTCGCTCGGCTTCCCGCTCGGCATGTCCGCCGCTGCGGACGGCACGGCGAACCCGGCCGCCCGGGTGTCGGCCGTCGCGACCATCGGTTACTGCGCGTTCCTCGCCGGGCCTCCGCTGATCGGCTTCCTCGGCCAGCACTTCGGGCTGCTCAACGCGCTGTTCCTCGTCCTCGCGCTGCTGGTCGCGGCGTTCCTCGCCGCTCCCGCCGTCCGCCCGGTCGCCGCTCCCGCGCCCGCCCGCGAGCCCGCCTCCGACCCCGCCTAG